In Sphingobacteriaceae bacterium, the following are encoded in one genomic region:
- the ffh gene encoding signal recognition particle protein has product MFDNLQDKLDRALKNLKGQGKITEINVAETLKEVRKALIDADVNFKVAKTFTDTVKEKALGQNVLTVVSPGQLLVKITHDELANLMGGTKEDIYLAGNPTIILMSGLQGSGKTTFTGKLANFLKNKKGKSPLMVACDVYRPAAIDQLHVLGEQLSIPVYSNKEESNPVKIAQAAIKHAKDNGNNVVLIDTAGRLAVDEEMMNEISEIKNAIKPNEILFVVDSMTGQDAVNTAKAFNDRLNFDGVILTKLDGDTRGGAALSIKSVVNKPIKFIGTGEKMEALDIFYPERMADRILGMGDVVTLVEKAQEQFNEEEARKLSKKIASNKFDFNDFLSQLQQIKKMGNMKDLVGMIPGVGKALKDVDINEDAFKGIEAIISSMTPEERSKPELINGSRRQRIAKGSGQGIQELNKLLKQFEDTRKMMRMMNDKNAMAKMMRNMPRPK; this is encoded by the coding sequence ATGTTTGATAATTTACAAGACAAGCTAGACAGAGCCCTTAAAAACTTAAAGGGGCAAGGAAAGATTACTGAAATAAACGTAGCCGAAACTTTAAAGGAAGTAAGAAAAGCCTTAATTGATGCCGACGTTAACTTTAAAGTTGCCAAAACATTTACGGATACCGTTAAAGAAAAAGCCTTAGGACAAAATGTGTTAACGGTAGTTTCTCCCGGTCAATTACTGGTAAAAATTACACACGATGAACTTGCCAATTTAATGGGAGGCACCAAGGAAGATATTTATCTGGCCGGAAATCCAACCATCATTTTAATGAGCGGCTTGCAAGGTTCAGGTAAAACAACCTTTACAGGAAAGTTGGCCAATTTCTTAAAAAATAAAAAAGGAAAAAGTCCATTAATGGTGGCCTGCGATGTTTATCGTCCGGCCGCCATCGATCAGTTGCATGTGTTAGGTGAACAATTGAGTATTCCGGTATATAGCAATAAAGAAGAAAGTAATCCGGTTAAAATTGCACAAGCTGCCATTAAACATGCAAAAGATAATGGAAACAATGTGGTTTTGATTGATACAGCGGGACGATTAGCCGTTGATGAAGAAATGATGAATGAAATTTCTGAAATCAAAAATGCAATTAAACCCAATGAGATTTTATTTGTAGTGGATAGTATGACCGGACAAGATGCTGTGAATACTGCCAAAGCATTTAACGATAGATTAAATTTTGATGGTGTAATTCTAACCAAATTAGATGGTGACACCAGAGGTGGAGCTGCGCTTTCCATTAAAAGTGTAGTAAATAAACCCATTAAGTTTATAGGTACCGGCGAAAAAATGGAAGCTCTGGATATATTTTATCCCGAACGTATGGCCGATCGTATTTTGGGTATGGGTGATGTGGTGACCTTAGTTGAAAAAGCTCAAGAACAATTTAATGAAGAAGAAGCCCGAAAATTAAGCAAGAAAATAGCCAGCAATAAATTTGATTTCAATGATTTTTTAAGTCAATTACAGCAAATTAAAAAAATGGGTAATATGAAAGATTTAGTGGGCATGATACCCGGCGTTGGTAAAGCGCTAAAGGATGTGGATATCAATGAAGATGCTTTTAAAGGAATTGAAGCTATTATCTCAAGTATGACCCCCGAAGAACGCAGCAAACCCGAATTAATCAACGGATCGCGCAGACAAAGAATTGCCAAAGGAAGCGGACAGGGAATTCAGGAATTAAATAAATTATTAAAACAATTTGAAGATACCCGCAAAATGATGCGCATGATGAATGATAAAAACGCTATGGCTAAAATGATGCGGAATATGCCGAGACCGAAATAA
- a CDS encoding bifunctional 5,10-methylene-tetrahydrofolate dehydrogenase/5,10-methylene-tetrahydrofolate cyclohydrolase (catalyzes the formation of 5,10-methenyltetrahydrofolate from 5,10-methylenetetrahydrofolate and subsequent formation of 10-formyltetrahydrofolate from 5,10-methenyltetrahydrofolate): MNLIDGKSVSLKLQDEIAAEVKKIVEAGGKKPHLAAVLVGNDGGSETYVGAKIKACERVGFESTLIRRPENITEKELLQIVFELNLDKSIDGFIVQLPLPKHIDEHKVTMAIAAEKDVDGFHPANVGRMVLNLPTYVSATPYGIVRLLGEYNIETSGKHCVVIGRSNIVGSPMSILMAKNNKVGNCTVTLTHSKTKDLAAITRSADIIIAALGKPEFLTADMVKEGAVVIDVGTTRVEDKTTKSGFKLKGDVKFDEVAPKCSYITPVPGGVGPMTIASLLKNTLLAAKKEVYQ; the protein is encoded by the coding sequence ATGAATTTAATAGACGGGAAATCGGTTTCCTTAAAATTACAGGATGAAATTGCGGCTGAAGTAAAAAAAATTGTTGAAGCAGGCGGAAAAAAACCGCATTTAGCAGCCGTTTTGGTAGGAAACGATGGAGGCAGCGAAACTTATGTAGGAGCCAAAATTAAAGCTTGCGAAAGAGTTGGATTTGAATCAACCTTAATCAGACGTCCGGAAAATATTACTGAAAAAGAACTATTACAAATTGTTTTCGAATTAAACTTAGACAAGTCTATAGATGGGTTTATTGTTCAATTGCCTTTACCCAAACACATCGATGAGCATAAAGTAACCATGGCCATTGCTGCCGAAAAGGATGTTGATGGATTTCATCCCGCTAATGTGGGGCGAATGGTATTAAATCTTCCGACTTATGTAAGCGCAACACCTTATGGTATTGTACGTTTATTGGGAGAATATAATATTGAAACCAGCGGTAAACATTGTGTGGTGATAGGAAGAAGTAATATAGTGGGTTCGCCTATGAGTATTTTAATGGCCAAAAATAATAAAGTTGGAAACTGTACTGTTACACTTACCCATAGTAAAACAAAAGACCTGGCCGCTATTACCCGTTCAGCCGATATCATTATTGCTGCTTTAGGTAAACCCGAATTTTTAACCGCTGATATGGTAAAAGAAGGGGCTGTAGTGATTGATGTGGGTACCACTCGCGTGGAAGATAAAACCACTAAGAGCGGATTTAAATTAAAGGGAGATGTAAAGTTTGATGAAGTTGCGCCTAAGTGCAGTTATATTACACCGGTTCCAGGTGGAGTTGGTCCAATGACTATTGCCAGTTTATTAAAAAACACATTACTAGCTGCAAAAAAGGAAGTTTATCAATAA
- a CDS encoding DUF2339 domain-containing protein, giving the protein MEIFLLLVVLVLIIVFHSIQKSKIKELQNKIDNLQKQIIIQLKFLNEKTQVTSQQIVSEVKKEEEKTLQQEIKVEPVKEVQKTEIPIPKEEIKVTKKEAEIPQQKVPEQKVITKAPIKVASPGFIETFRKNNPDLEKFIGENLLSKIAITILVLGIAFFVKYAIDKDWINETARVGIGILTGAIIMVFAHKLHTKFKAFSSILVAGAVAVFYFTIAIAFHEYHIFSQTVAFLIMVIITGFSVLISVAYDRKELAALALVGGFGVPLMLSTGEGNYKVLFTYILILDIGMLVLAYIKKWNIINILSYAFTVILYCAWLGTKVVGVVNAPYAGAFLFGNIFYLVFVLMNIVNNIKEKRAFTYVELIILVSNNFVFYIASMLALKEYAWHLKGIYTIVVGVFNFILAYLLHKKFKSDKNLVYLLLGMTLTFATLAAPVQLKGNYITMFWAAEALLLVWLAGKTQLKAFKLASLLISSCAVVSFVMDLINFYGSGADQHMPVLINKAFITGVFTAAAFFIAGMLLYKQTKEEKPKWYDLNPKIFGNILLITASVVAYFTGMLEIGNQSDNYIDKANSVAGICFFYHFAFTGILGILLLKTYSKSKFTLSFIQLCLNILIYTIIYSLLPYDEITDNCYTEQKYYHTFLFHFGSLLVLTAHFILCIKQGIKQNNFIVNGKNALYWIFGFFGIFILSNEVILNVLVMKMNAFYRDDYFLVHTVIDYMKEEISKTALPVFWGVISFTLLSIGIKRQIRPLRIMALVLLAITLIKLFTYDIKDVSEAGKIIAFILLGVLLLIMSFMYQKIKAILMDDAQTKNNSNNEENTNA; this is encoded by the coding sequence ATGGAAATTTTTTTATTATTGGTTGTTTTAGTTTTAATTATTGTATTTCATTCCATACAAAAAAGCAAAATTAAAGAGCTTCAGAATAAGATAGATAATCTGCAAAAACAGATTATTATTCAACTCAAATTTTTAAATGAAAAAACTCAGGTTACAAGCCAGCAAATAGTTTCGGAAGTAAAAAAAGAGGAAGAGAAAACGCTGCAGCAGGAAATTAAAGTTGAGCCGGTTAAAGAAGTTCAGAAAACGGAAATTCCAATCCCTAAAGAGGAAATTAAAGTAACCAAAAAGGAAGCTGAAATACCGCAACAAAAAGTTCCAGAACAAAAGGTAATAACCAAAGCTCCGATTAAAGTTGCGTCTCCCGGATTTATTGAAACCTTTCGGAAAAACAATCCTGATCTCGAAAAATTTATTGGCGAGAATTTACTCAGCAAAATAGCCATTACCATTTTAGTATTGGGCATAGCTTTCTTTGTGAAATACGCTATTGATAAAGATTGGATAAATGAAACGGCTAGGGTAGGCATAGGTATTTTAACCGGCGCCATCATTATGGTTTTTGCGCATAAATTGCATACCAAATTCAAGGCATTCAGTTCCATTTTAGTGGCCGGCGCTGTTGCTGTTTTTTACTTTACCATTGCCATAGCTTTCCACGAATATCATATTTTTTCACAAACAGTTGCCTTTTTGATTATGGTCATTATAACCGGCTTCAGTGTTTTAATTTCAGTGGCCTATGATCGAAAAGAACTGGCAGCGCTTGCCCTTGTGGGAGGTTTTGGCGTGCCCTTAATGTTAAGTACAGGCGAAGGCAATTACAAAGTTTTGTTTACTTATATTTTGATTTTGGACATTGGCATGTTGGTGTTGGCCTATATTAAAAAATGGAACATCATCAATATTCTATCTTATGCATTCACGGTAATTTTATATTGCGCCTGGTTGGGAACAAAAGTAGTAGGTGTTGTAAATGCGCCTTATGCCGGTGCCTTTTTATTTGGCAATATATTTTACCTGGTATTTGTTTTAATGAATATTGTAAATAACATCAAAGAAAAAAGAGCATTTACTTATGTTGAACTAATTATATTGGTGAGCAATAACTTTGTTTTTTATATCGCCTCCATGCTAGCATTAAAAGAATATGCTTGGCACCTGAAAGGAATTTACACCATTGTGGTGGGCGTGTTTAATTTCATACTCGCTTATTTATTGCATAAGAAATTTAAGTCGGATAAGAATTTGGTTTACCTTTTATTGGGCATGACTTTAACCTTTGCCACCCTTGCCGCACCGGTGCAATTGAAAGGGAATTACATCACCATGTTCTGGGCAGCTGAAGCTTTACTTTTAGTTTGGTTAGCGGGTAAAACACAATTAAAGGCATTTAAATTAGCTTCATTACTCATTAGTTCCTGTGCCGTGGTGAGTTTTGTCATGGATTTAATCAACTTTTACGGAAGTGGTGCAGATCAGCATATGCCTGTACTCATCAATAAAGCATTTATTACCGGTGTATTTACCGCTGCTGCCTTTTTTATAGCCGGTATGCTACTGTATAAACAAACTAAGGAAGAAAAACCAAAGTGGTATGATTTAAATCCAAAGATTTTTGGAAATATATTATTAATAACAGCTTCCGTAGTTGCCTACTTTACCGGTATGCTGGAAATCGGAAATCAAAGCGATAACTATATCGACAAAGCAAATTCAGTTGCCGGTATTTGCTTCTTTTATCATTTTGCTTTTACGGGAATCCTCGGAATATTATTATTAAAAACATACAGTAAATCTAAATTCACACTTTCTTTTATTCAATTGTGTTTAAATATTTTAATTTATACTATTATTTACAGTTTATTGCCTTACGATGAAATAACGGATAATTGTTATACTGAACAAAAGTATTACCATACTTTTTTGTTTCATTTTGGTTCACTTTTAGTGTTAACTGCTCATTTTATATTATGTATTAAACAGGGAATAAAACAAAATAACTTTATTGTAAACGGAAAGAATGCTTTGTACTGGATTTTCGGATTCTTTGGAATTTTTATTTTGTCAAATGAAGTTATTTTAAATGTGTTGGTGATGAAAATGAATGCATTTTACCGAGATGATTATTTTTTGGTGCATACCGTTATAGATTATATGAAGGAAGAGATCAGCAAAACAGCCTTGCCTGTGTTTTGGGGAGTTATTTCTTTTACCTTATTAAGTATTGGAATAAAAAGACAAATTCGTCCGCTTCGTATTATGGCTTTAGTATTACTGGCCATTACCTTAATTAAATTATTCACTTACGATATAAAAGATGTAAGCGAAGCCGGTAAAATTATAGCCTTTATTTTATTGGGTGTTTTATTATTAATTATGTCGTTTATGTATCAAAAAATAAAAGCCATTTTAATGGATGATGCACAAACCAAAAACAATAGCAATAATGAGGAAAATACTAACGCTTAG
- a CDS encoding ABC transporter permease produces MFLKDNIGIAWESIKANRLRAIITMLIIAIGITALVGILSAIDAIKNGINNNFTSMGANTFTIRNADGSIRIGRKGKKARVFKPITYKEAAKFKQDFTYDVTTSISTMASGNARVKYSNKKTNPNIQIYGSDENYLTTAGFDLEKGRNFTPSEVQGGAHIVLLGHEVRYNLFGDKEDPIDKTIKIGAVRYKVVGTLKEKGTGAGFGGDKLCIIPVTNARQYFGGPDMDFTINVLCKNSFLLNLIIYESKGMFRKIRKVGITEEEDFDVVKSDNLASLLIGNLQKVTAGATIIGLITLLGAAIGLMNIMLVSVTERTREIGIRKAMGATQNIIKSQFLIESVVICVFGGLIGILFGIIIGNLISMALETGFFIPWFWIISGVIICIVVGLLSGYIPAKRASKLDPIESLRFE; encoded by the coding sequence ATTTTTTTAAAAGATAATATAGGTATAGCTTGGGAATCGATTAAAGCGAACAGACTACGTGCTATCATTACCATGCTCATTATTGCCATTGGTATTACTGCATTGGTTGGTATACTTTCAGCAATTGATGCGATTAAAAACGGTATAAATAACAATTTCACCAGTATGGGCGCCAATACCTTTACTATTCGTAATGCCGATGGTAGTATTCGTATTGGAAGAAAAGGTAAAAAAGCCCGAGTTTTTAAACCGATAACCTATAAAGAAGCCGCAAAATTTAAACAGGATTTCACGTATGATGTAACCACTTCCATATCTACCATGGCAAGTGGCAATGCACGGGTTAAATATTCTAACAAAAAAACAAATCCAAACATTCAAATTTACGGGAGTGATGAAAATTATTTGACTACAGCAGGTTTTGATTTAGAAAAAGGCCGGAATTTTACACCTTCTGAAGTACAAGGCGGTGCACATATAGTATTATTAGGTCACGAGGTGAGGTATAATTTATTTGGAGATAAAGAAGACCCTATTGATAAAACCATTAAAATTGGTGCGGTACGATATAAGGTAGTAGGCACTTTAAAGGAAAAAGGTACGGGTGCCGGTTTTGGTGGTGATAAGCTTTGCATTATTCCGGTTACTAATGCGCGACAATATTTTGGAGGTCCGGATATGGATTTTACCATAAACGTTTTATGCAAAAATAGTTTTTTACTTAATTTAATTATTTACGAGTCTAAAGGAATGTTTCGTAAAATCAGAAAAGTAGGTATTACAGAAGAGGAAGATTTTGATGTGGTAAAGTCAGACAATTTAGCTTCCCTATTAATCGGAAATTTGCAAAAGGTAACGGCGGGCGCAACCATAATAGGATTAATCACTTTATTAGGGGCAGCCATTGGTTTAATGAATATAATGTTGGTAAGTGTAACGGAAAGAACCCGGGAAATTGGAATTAGAAAAGCCATGGGGGCTACGCAAAATATAATTAAATCACAGTTTTTAATTGAAAGCGTGGTAATTTGTGTATTTGGGGGATTAATCGGCATATTATTCGGAATTATCATTGGTAATTTAATCAGCATGGCCCTGGAAACCGGATTTTTCATTCCCTGGTTTTGGATTATCAGCGGCGTTATTATTTGTATTGTAGTTGGATTACTCAGCGGATACATTCCCGCTAAAAGAGCCTCCAAGCTTGATCCTATTGAGAGTTTACGATTTGAGTAG
- a CDS encoding PA0069 family radical SAM protein, with protein sequence MIATANTYFKGRGAQLNTLNRFEKSSYVTDYQEVLDEELLLEQKTEVIFTIPKTIINTVQSPDLGMEYSLNPYQGCEHGCIYCYARNTHEYWGYSAGVDFEQKIIVKQNVIEVLEKQLSNKNWKVKPIVISGNTDCYQPLEKKFEITRKVLQTCLKFKHPVSIITKNALILRDLDVLAELASLNLVHVMISITGTDEKMRNKLEPRTSTYQNRLKIIEGLSKAGIPCGVMIAPIIPGINNHEIPAIIDLAAKSGATSAAYQIVRLNGAVGPIFKDWLTKTFPDRAEKVWNQICDAHGGKVNDSRFGVRMRGEGKMAKSIKQLFDISLNRFMKNRKKFEYNLNDFNYKAANEQLSLF encoded by the coding sequence ATGATAGCAACGGCAAACACTTATTTTAAAGGAAGAGGCGCTCAATTGAATACCTTAAACCGATTTGAGAAATCTTCCTACGTGACCGATTATCAAGAAGTTTTGGATGAAGAATTACTCTTGGAACAAAAAACAGAAGTAATCTTTACGATTCCTAAAACAATAATAAATACGGTGCAAAGTCCGGATTTGGGCATGGAGTATTCCTTAAATCCCTATCAAGGCTGTGAACATGGTTGTATTTATTGTTATGCACGGAATACCCATGAATATTGGGGATATAGTGCGGGGGTAGATTTTGAGCAAAAAATAATTGTTAAACAAAATGTAATCGAAGTTTTAGAAAAACAATTGAGCAACAAAAACTGGAAAGTTAAACCTATTGTGATTTCCGGAAACACGGATTGTTATCAGCCACTAGAAAAGAAATTTGAGATTACCAGAAAAGTATTGCAAACCTGTTTAAAATTTAAACATCCGGTAAGTATCATCACTAAAAATGCTTTAATACTACGTGATTTAGATGTATTAGCTGAATTAGCCTCTTTAAACTTAGTTCATGTAATGATTTCCATTACCGGAACGGACGAAAAAATGAGGAATAAATTAGAACCTCGTACAAGTACATATCAAAATAGATTGAAAATAATAGAAGGTTTAAGCAAGGCAGGGATTCCTTGCGGAGTGATGATTGCGCCGATTATTCCCGGCATTAATAACCATGAAATTCCTGCGATAATAGATCTCGCCGCAAAATCCGGCGCCACTTCTGCCGCTTATCAAATTGTTCGTTTAAATGGAGCTGTCGGTCCAATTTTCAAAGACTGGCTAACTAAAACATTTCCCGATCGGGCAGAAAAAGTTTGGAACCAAATATGTGATGCGCATGGAGGAAAAGTAAACGACAGTAGATTTGGTGTTAGGATGCGCGGCGAAGGTAAAATGGCTAAATCCATAAAACAGTTGTTTGATATTTCGTTAAATAGATTTATGAAGAATCGAAAAAAATTTGAATATAATTTAAATGATTTTAATTATAAAGCAGCCAATGAACAATTAAGTTTATTTTGA
- a CDS encoding SRPBCC domain-containing protein — translation MNKHLKISNSVTITCTPKRLWQVLTEPELIKIYLYGTETLTDWKIGSDIVFQGEYEGHKYRDHGKILDIILHEKIQYSYWSGFSGLADKPENYHTITYRIKSNGENCEFTWEQEGFADESRRDHTQKNMPEFLSSIKKLAEIV, via the coding sequence ATGAATAAGCACTTAAAAATTTCCAACTCAGTCACCATTACTTGTACACCGAAGCGCTTGTGGCAGGTTTTAACCGAACCTGAACTGATAAAGATTTACTTATATGGAACTGAAACACTAACGGATTGGAAAATTGGAAGTGATATTGTATTTCAAGGAGAATATGAAGGTCACAAATATCGAGATCATGGGAAAATATTAGATATTATTTTACATGAAAAAATACAATATAGTTATTGGAGTGGTTTTAGTGGTTTAGCCGATAAGCCGGAAAATTATCACACGATTACTTATAGAATTAAATCCAATGGAGAAAATTGTGAATTTACCTGGGAGCAGGAAGGATTTGCCGATGAAAGCAGAAGGGATCACACCCAAAAAAACATGCCTGAATTTTTAAGTTCCATTAAAAAATTAGCAGAAATAGTTTAG
- a CDS encoding alpha/beta fold hydrolase, giving the protein MSSIILLHGALGSDVQFNALQRNLSSQGKKVYTFNFSGHGKKTFAKGFSIEQFSNELAEFIDENKLQGVDVFGYSMGGYVALYTVLQNPGLLNVIICLGTKFEWNPEIASKEIKNLNPELIAAKIPKFAHILQELHGESWRELLQKTGRMMHAMGEKNPIEEQDFKKITNPVCICLSEGDKMVSEKESKHIASLIPHSKFISINHGAHILETIDVLFLCELICKETK; this is encoded by the coding sequence ATGAGTTCAATAATTTTATTGCACGGCGCTTTAGGTAGCGATGTTCAGTTTAATGCACTTCAAAGAAATTTATCTTCGCAAGGGAAAAAGGTATACACGTTTAATTTTTCGGGTCATGGAAAAAAAACTTTTGCCAAAGGTTTTTCAATTGAACAATTTTCGAACGAATTAGCCGAATTTATTGATGAAAACAAATTACAAGGTGTTGATGTTTTTGGGTATAGTATGGGAGGTTATGTTGCTTTGTATACCGTTTTGCAAAATCCCGGTTTATTGAATGTGATAATTTGTTTAGGTACTAAATTTGAATGGAATCCGGAAATTGCATCAAAGGAAATAAAAAATTTAAATCCGGAATTAATTGCAGCTAAAATTCCGAAATTCGCACATATACTACAAGAATTGCATGGAGAATCTTGGCGCGAGTTATTGCAGAAAACCGGCCGAATGATGCATGCGATGGGGGAGAAGAATCCTATAGAAGAACAGGATTTTAAAAAGATTACAAACCCGGTGTGTATTTGTTTGAGCGAAGGCGATAAAATGGTAAGCGAAAAGGAATCAAAGCATATTGCTAGTTTAATACCCCATTCAAAATTCATTTCCATAAATCATGGTGCTCATATACTAGAAACTATTGATGTTTTATTCTTGTGTGAATTAATATGCAAGGAAACTAAATAA